DNA sequence from the Halococcus salsus genome:
ATTCCCCCGTCTAAAAAAGTGGTTGCTTAGAGCTCGACGCGCTCGACGAGGCGTTCCTCCGGGTCGCGGGTGGTGACCGCGACGATACGGACGTCGTCCTCGAGCCCCGACGCGTCGAGTTTGGACTTCAGGAGGGTGTCGACCTGGTAGACGCCGGCGGCGTCGGTCATCTCGATCTCGACCAGAACGGGAACACCGTCGCCTTTCTGGAGCGAGACCTTCCGGATGGCCTGGCTGGAAACGGTGTTGATGCCGCGGCCACCCTCCTCGTAGGGGCGTCGCGACCGGCCGTGTTCCATGTCGAGGGCGTCCGAGACCCGCACGATCCCGGCTTCGAGCGTCAGCGGCGTCTCGCTGGTGTCGTGGGCGACGATGGCGTGGAGCACCTCGCCCTTCATCCGGACGCGCTCGCCGACGTCGTACCACTCGAACTCGGGGAGGAGGCGGTCGAGGAGGTCGGCGGCGAGCGGGATCGAGTAGTAGGGGTGGTCGGTCCGGTGGACGACGTGGCCGATGTCGTGGAGCGTGGCGGCGAGCGCGATGATGACGGACTCGTCGGCCTCGTCGAGTCCTTGGTCGGCCGCACCGTTGAAGGCCACGTTGCCGGCCTTGAGGAGGTCGTAGAGACAGAGCGCGCGGTTCCTGACGATCGAGATGTGCTGGGAACCGTGGTCGTTGTAGCGCTTTCTCGCCACCGGGTTGACGTTCTGGGCGTCGAGGTAGGCTTGGATCTCCTCGTCGGATTCGATGACGTCGAGCACCCGATTCAGGCGTTCGTCGGGGAAGGCGTGGTCGGCCTCGGGGTCGTAGACCCGGCCGTTCGCGCCGGGATCCGCGTCGTCACTCATGGGATGGGGTTGGGTCCGCGTGGGAAAACCGATTCTGGTTCCTACGCGTCGCGCACGGCGTCCTCGATCGCGTCGTAGTCCGGCTCGACGCCCGGGTTCTCGCTCGTCCACGCGTAGGCCACCGTCCGCTCGCCGTCGACGACGAACACCGCGCGCTGGGCTACTTCGTCGATCCCGAGGTCCTCGAAGCCCATCGTGGCGTCGTAGGCCTCGACGACCTCGTGGTTCGGGTCGCTGATGAAGTCGAAGTCGAGCCCTTCCGCCTCGCGGAAGGCGTTGAGCGCGAACGGTGAGTCGACGCTCACACCGTAGACCGTCGCGCCCGCGTCCTCGAAGCCGTCGCGTCGTTCCTGGAAGGTGTTCATCTCGCCGGTACAGACCGACGAGAACGCGCCGGGGATGAACGCGAGCACCAGCGGAGCCTCGTCGAGGCGGTCGGTGAGCGTAAACCGCTCGCCGACGTCGCCGTTCGCGAGTGGGGCGGTGAACTCGGGGGCCGTGTCGTTCTCGGAAAGCATCGTCTGCGGGTCGTTCGCCGTAACGAAGACGCTTCTGCTCGCTGAGCAAAAAGCCTATAACTCACACATCGTAAGCTGGAGACACAATGGTTGGACTATCGCTGCTCCAGATCCCCGGTATCCCGGGTGGACCGGAGGTGTTGATCGTTCTCGTGATCATCGTCCTCCTGTTCGGTGCGAACAAGATCCCAGAACTCGCCGGCGCGCTTGGACAGGCCCGTGGTGAGTTCGACAAGGGCCGAAACGAAGTCGAGGACGAACTCGAGGAGATGCAGACCAGTAACGTCGACGCCGACTCGGGTGCGGCCGGCGACTCGACCGACGCCGCCTCGCAGGACAACGACGTCGATTACGACCCACCCGAGGTCAACGAGCGCAACACCGAAGTCGAGAGCAACCAGTAACGGAACGGTACGGTTTTTCACCTCGCGCCCACAGTTTCCGTCGGGGGCGTGTGGCCTAGCGGAGAGGGCGAGAGGTTCCTAACCTCTAGACCGCGGGTTCGAATCCCGTCACGCCCGCTGTCCACCCGAGCGCAGCGAACCGCGTCCGACCGCCGTCCGGATTCGCTTCACCTTCGACGGTCTTCAGTTGCCGTGTTCGTCCGGGTACGCGTTCGCGAGCAGCTCCGGCTCCGCCTCGAACCGCTCACGTACCGGCGCGATCACCGACGAGATGGCTTCCGCGGCGGCGTTCTTGAGGTCCTGTGGGTGGAGCTCCTCGCTCACGAAGTCGGCTTCGAGGTCGTCGTACGTCTCGTAGGTCAGGTCGCCGCCGTACTCCGCGGGTCGTTCGACGACGAACGACTCGCCACGCTCGTCGAGCACCGGGAAGACGAGGTACTCGAGGTATTCGAGCACGCCGTTGCCCGTGACCTCGCCCTGCGGGCAGTAGGCACCCTGAAGCTTCTCGGCCACAGTGCTGGAATCGTCGGAGAGGTTCACCTTCGAACTCGCGTCGGAGGCACTCATCTTCCCGCCCGCGAGCCCCGAGAGCAGCGGCGCGAACACGCACACAGGAGGGGTCTCGCCGCGGTCGGCGAACAGCTCGCGGCTCAGCATGTAGATCCCACGCTGGTCGATCCCCCCGTACGCGATGTCGGCGTCGAGCGCCTCGATGTCGAGGGTCTGCATCAGTGGGTAGATCAAGCCACCGAGTTTGGGGTTGTCCGACTGGCGGACGACCTCGCTGCCGGCGCGCTGGACGCGGGAGATTGTGGTGTCGGCGGCGGTTCTGAGCAGGTCGAGCGAGTAGTCGGGGTCGAGTTCGAAGTCGCGGCCCTGCGAGAACTCGATCTCCTCGGGGTCGGCCCCCGCCGCCTCGACCATCGCCTCGATGGCCTCGCGGTAGTAGGTCGCGCGCGCGTCGAGCAGGTCGAACGGGCTCTTCTCGTCGTCGAGGTGGGCGTGGAGGTCCGCGATCAGGACCTTGACCTCGAGCCCCGCCTGCAGGAAGTCGGCGAGCTTTCGGATCGTGGTGAAGTGGCCGATGTGCATCTCGCCGGTGGGCGCGTAGCCGATGTACACGGTCGGATCGTCGCCCAGGAGTTCGTCGAGTTCGTCGTCGGTGACGACCTCGGCGGTGTTGCGCCGTACGAGGTCCGCGCGCTCGGCGTCGTTCATACCCCTCCTGTCCCGTGCGCGCTGTTAAGCGATTCCCTTCGGGCCACGACGGCTGCCGCAACGAACAGCTCCATGCGGGTTCGACACGTAGTCAGAACGTGTACACCGGCAAGACCGAACAGCCGTGCTGTCTCTGTGCGAACCCCGAGACCACGTCCCGGCTCGACCTCCCGCCGCGAGCGGTGCGGGAGATGAAGCACGCCGGGTCGATCGCGTGGCGCGACATCGTGGGCGAGGTCTCGATCCACTTCTGTGCGAACGACTGGGCGCTCGTGCGGGACCTCGTCGTGGACCTCGACCAGAACCCGCTCTCGCGGTGTAACGTCGCCTACGCCTCCTTCGACATCCGCGAGGACTTCGAGGCGCTGTTGAACGACGTTCGCGACGAACCCGACCACACCGAGGCGGACGCCGAGATGATCGCCGAGAGCCGGCGGGTCGTCGAGGCGTTCGACGAGGACGACCTCATCGAGACCCGCGACCTCGTGGAGGCGAAGATCACCCTCTGGACGCTGCTCGACCTCGACGCGCCCGCATACGAAGAAATCTCCCGATAGTACCTCCGCCTCACGCCAACTGCTCGGCGACGAGCGCGTCGGCGCGCTCGACGAACGCCGCCTTCGAGTCGGTTGGGATCGTGGCCCCCGCAGCGACGTC
Encoded proteins:
- a CDS encoding redoxin domain-containing protein, coding for MLSENDTAPEFTAPLANGDVGERFTLTDRLDEAPLVLAFIPGAFSSVCTGEMNTFQERRDGFEDAGATVYGVSVDSPFALNAFREAEGLDFDFISDPNHEVVEAYDATMGFEDLGIDEVAQRAVFVVDGERTVAYAWTSENPGVEPDYDAIEDAVRDA
- a CDS encoding HD domain-containing protein; amino-acid sequence: MSDDADPGANGRVYDPEADHAFPDERLNRVLDVIESDEEIQAYLDAQNVNPVARKRYNDHGSQHISIVRNRALCLYDLLKAGNVAFNGAADQGLDEADESVIIALAATLHDIGHVVHRTDHPYYSIPLAADLLDRLLPEFEWYDVGERVRMKGEVLHAIVAHDTSETPLTLEAGIVRVSDALDMEHGRSRRPYEEGGRGINTVSSQAIRKVSLQKGDGVPVLVEIEMTDAAGVYQVDTLLKSKLDASGLEDDVRIVAVTTRDPEERLVERVEL
- the tatA gene encoding twin-arginine translocase TatA/TatE family subunit, yielding MVGLSLLQIPGIPGGPEVLIVLVIIVLLFGANKIPELAGALGQARGEFDKGRNEVEDELEEMQTSNVDADSGAAGDSTDAASQDNDVDYDPPEVNERNTEVESNQ
- a CDS encoding tyrosine--tRNA ligase, which codes for MNDAERADLVRRNTAEVVTDDELDELLGDDPTVYIGYAPTGEMHIGHFTTIRKLADFLQAGLEVKVLIADLHAHLDDEKSPFDLLDARATYYREAIEAMVEAAGADPEEIEFSQGRDFELDPDYSLDLLRTAADTTISRVQRAGSEVVRQSDNPKLGGLIYPLMQTLDIEALDADIAYGGIDQRGIYMLSRELFADRGETPPVCVFAPLLSGLAGGKMSASDASSKVNLSDDSSTVAEKLQGAYCPQGEVTGNGVLEYLEYLVFPVLDERGESFVVERPAEYGGDLTYETYDDLEADFVSEELHPQDLKNAAAEAISSVIAPVRERFEAEPELLANAYPDEHGN